AAACTGGATGGCATACAGGCCACGGTTTGGGTCCTCCATGGCCCCCAATGCGTTGGAACTGGTGGCGGAAACGGTAAAACCTGACGGTGCTGCGGTGACATGGTCGCCGTGGCTCATCCAGACCGGGAACTGGCGAGGCAATCCGGCAAAGAGTCGGCTTTCGGTTTCAACCTGGATGTCAGCGGCACCAAATTCACGCCGGTTCGAAGATTCAACCTTGCCATCCAAAAAATAGGCCAGAATCTGCATGCCATAACAAATGCCCAGCACTGGAACGCCCAGGTTCAGGAGTTCCGGGCTGCAATGTGGAGCACCGGCACCGTAAACCGATGACGGACCACCAGAGAGAATGATGGCACGTGGATTTTTGGCCTTGATGGCGTCAAGTGAAGTATGAAACGGGAGGATTTCGCAGTAAATGTTGAGTTCGCGCACCCGCCGACCAATCAACTGGGTGTATTGCGAACCAAAATCAAGAATGATGACGGTTTCAGTATGCAGCATGAAGAGTTCACCTTTGGGAAATAGTGGAGGAACCTGGCTTTTACCACTTTCTTCCAACCCGATGCAAAGGCGAACCGGTGGAGTGCGCGATTGGAGCGATTCGAGCACCAGTTTTCCAGTAAATGATTATCCTGTTGACCATCCGTCAAAATACCCGTAAAAGCTTCAGATCAAATATTCAACTTTCAACAAGGAGAACGGTGCATTGATCACACCGAGCTGAAAGGTTTCATCAAAGCAGCATTGGAAAAAATGCGCCAAACCAGAGCATGAACACCCACTTTCGACCGCTCGTGATGCTTGTGAAATGGAGTTTATTCTTTTTTTGGGTGTTGGCGTTCAACATCCCGATCTTTTCACAGACCCAACCAGCCAAAGAGACGCCCAAACCAACCACCTTTCGGGTTGTCACCAAACCAGTCGCACCGTTTGTCATTTCAGATACCAACCCCGTTTCCGGCTTCAGTATTGACCTATGGAAAGCGATTGGGGATGAAATGGACATCCAAACCGAATTGATCATGAAACCGACGGTGACGGACCTGCTCAAAACCGTCAAAGCCGGAGAAGCCGACCTGGGAATTGCAGCCGTGTCAATTACGGCTCAGCGCGAACAGGATTTTGATTTTTCCTACCCGGTTTTTGACTCAGGGTTACAGATTCTGGTTCCAGTAGGAAACACCGCTCAGTTTTCGTTGAAGGACACCCTTGCCTCCTGGATATCAGTGGCGCTCTTAAAAATTCTCGGTGTGCTGGTGTTGCTGATTGTCTTCCTGGGTCACGTGGTGTGGCTGGTCGAGCGACGGCACCCTGACGGCATGGTCTCACCAGGGTACGTTCCAGGAATCTTTAAAGCGCTGTGGTGGTCGGCAGCCACCCTGGGTGCTCAGGCGGATGAAATGCCCAAAAGTGCCATCGGACGGGTGACCGCCCTGCTGACAATGTATCTGAGCGTCATTTTCCTGGTCTATTTTACGGCCAATTTGACGGCATCACAGACGGTTCAGAATTTGAAAGGCAGCATCTCGGGTCCCGATGACCTGCCTGGAAAACGGGTGGCGACCGTTGCCGGCAGCACATCAGCCATGTTTTTGAAAAACCGCAAAATTCAGGCGCAGGAATTCCCAAACGTCAATGACTGTTTTAAAACGCTGGCGGACAAAAA
This genomic stretch from Acidobacteriota bacterium harbors:
- a CDS encoding transporter substrate-binding domain-containing protein, encoding MNTHFRPLVMLVKWSLFFFWVLAFNIPIFSQTQPAKETPKPTTFRVVTKPVAPFVISDTNPVSGFSIDLWKAIGDEMDIQTELIMKPTVTDLLKTVKAGEADLGIAAVSITAQREQDFDFSYPVFDSGLQILVPVGNTAQFSLKDTLASWISVALLKILGVLVLLIVFLGHVVWLVERRHPDGMVSPGYVPGIFKALWWSAATLGAQADEMPKSAIGRVTALLTMYLSVIFLVYFTANLTASQTVQNLKGSISGPDDLPGKRVATVAGSTSAMFLKNRKIQAQEFPNVNDCFKTLADKKADAVVYDAPILLYYAAHEGKGKVQLVGSIFQNEAYGIVFPQNSPYRKEINLALLKVREKGIYLNLYQKWFGSTEGGDSGQEQPQ